Proteins from a single region of Deltaproteobacteria bacterium:
- a CDS encoding DUF4445 domain-containing protein produces the protein MKHIITFKPDNVSVTVPKGSNLLDAALAAGVHINASCGGQGVCGKCRVVIEEGEVDSEKTENISEKKYEQGWRQACRTSVLSDCTVWIPDESRGLRRLVTQKLDIAKGERKISALDTKLLAEGWQLDPIAIKVPTRLAPPTLQDNASDLSRFSAGLRQQHQIEKVSADIRCLKTMPEILRASDWHVTATLMAAPAANNLLSPGDKTSTFNLVRIQGGDASDENLAIGLDIGTTTICAELIDLKNGRIMAERAEYNGQVKYGDDVITRIVYAQQPEGRKKLQSLVVSSINQVIDELLEETDSSEKSVSCIAAAGNTTMMHLLLGIETRYIREAPYVPVASSVPVVWARDIGIDLLPDCVQVYTFPSVASYVGGDIVSGILGSGVFQKEELTLYMDIGTNGEIVLGNRDWLACAACSMGPAFEGGGIKHGMRADQGAIEGFNINPVTLEPMIVTIGRKGPRGICGSGLISILSDLLSAYVIDRRGKFIRDLASERIRPGRFGHEYVLAWAKDSATGHDIVITEVDIENLMRAKGALFAGCLTLLESLDLSFQDVDRVIIAGAFGRYINLEKGKLIGLFPDIPVEKFHFIGNGSLLGARLVCLCKAMLPEAERIAGMMTNIELSDNAFFMDKYMGALFLPHTEASLFPNVSEYLEASLQMVSSERKAS, from the coding sequence ATGAAACACATCATCACCTTTAAACCAGACAATGTTTCAGTCACCGTTCCCAAGGGGAGCAACCTCCTGGACGCTGCCCTTGCGGCAGGCGTTCATATCAATGCCTCGTGCGGCGGCCAGGGTGTTTGCGGCAAGTGCCGCGTGGTGATTGAAGAAGGCGAGGTTGATAGCGAAAAGACAGAGAATATTAGCGAGAAAAAATATGAGCAGGGGTGGCGCCAGGCCTGTAGAACGTCTGTTCTTTCAGATTGCACGGTCTGGATTCCTGATGAATCAAGGGGCTTGCGCCGGCTTGTTACCCAGAAACTTGACATAGCCAAAGGGGAACGTAAGATCTCTGCCCTCGACACAAAGCTCCTGGCTGAAGGGTGGCAGCTTGACCCGATAGCCATTAAGGTGCCCACCCGGCTTGCACCACCCACGTTACAGGATAACGCAAGTGACCTGTCGCGGTTTTCCGCGGGACTGAGACAGCAACATCAAATTGAAAAGGTGTCGGCTGATATTAGGTGCCTTAAAACCATGCCTGAGATCCTGCGGGCCAGTGATTGGCATGTCACAGCTACTTTGATGGCAGCGCCTGCTGCAAACAATCTCCTTTCCCCAGGAGACAAAACCTCAACGTTCAACCTGGTGCGCATCCAGGGCGGTGATGCATCTGATGAGAATCTTGCCATTGGGTTGGATATCGGAACCACGACAATCTGCGCCGAGCTGATAGATCTTAAGAACGGAAGGATCATGGCAGAACGGGCCGAATACAACGGGCAGGTCAAATACGGCGACGACGTCATCACACGGATCGTGTATGCCCAACAACCCGAAGGGCGAAAAAAGCTGCAGTCTCTTGTTGTGTCTTCCATTAATCAGGTAATTGATGAGCTGTTAGAAGAAACCGACAGCTCAGAAAAGAGCGTCTCATGCATTGCTGCCGCCGGCAACACCACGATGATGCACCTGCTCCTTGGCATAGAGACGCGCTATATCAGGGAAGCGCCTTATGTTCCGGTGGCAAGTTCTGTTCCGGTCGTGTGGGCACGAGACATTGGCATTGACCTTCTGCCTGATTGTGTGCAGGTTTACACCTTTCCTTCGGTGGCAAGTTATGTCGGCGGCGACATTGTCTCCGGCATACTCGGTTCCGGTGTCTTTCAAAAAGAGGAACTGACACTCTATATGGATATCGGGACAAACGGCGAGATCGTTTTGGGAAACCGGGATTGGCTGGCCTGCGCAGCCTGTTCCATGGGCCCTGCCTTTGAAGGGGGTGGCATCAAACATGGCATGCGGGCAGATCAGGGAGCGATCGAGGGATTCAATATCAATCCCGTGACCCTGGAACCCATGATTGTCACAATCGGCAGAAAAGGGCCCCGAGGCATTTGCGGGTCCGGCCTTATCAGCATCCTTTCTGATCTGCTGAGCGCATACGTGATCGACCGCCGGGGCAAGTTTATTCGCGACCTTGCCTCTGAGCGTATTCGCCCGGGACGATTTGGACACGAATACGTGCTCGCATGGGCCAAAGACTCTGCCACGGGGCATGATATCGTCATCACCGAGGTCGATATCGAAAATCTGATGCGTGCCAAAGGAGCGCTTTTTGCCGGATGTCTGACCCTGCTCGAGAGTCTGGACCTCTCTTTTCAGGACGTTGACCGGGTGATTATTGCGGGCGCTTTTGGCAGATATATCAACCTTGAAAAGGGAAAACTGATAGGACTGTTTCCGGATATACCTGTTGAGAAGTTCCATTTTATCGGAAACGGCTCCCTGCTGGGGGCGCGCCTGGTTTGCCTTTGCAAAGCTATGTTGCCGGAGGCCGAGCGGATTGCCGGGATGATGACTAATATAGAACTGAGCGATAACGCCTTCTTCATGGACAAGTATATGGGAGCCCTGTTCCTTCCCCACACAGAGGCCAGCCTTTTTCCCAATGTGAGCGAGTATCTTGAGGCGAGCCTTCAAATGGTCAGCAGTGAAAGGAAGGCATCGTGA
- a CDS encoding AAA family ATPase has protein sequence MTMTIAMAGKGGTGKTTIAGLLIKFLLKRGIKPILAVDADANANLNEVLGVEVETTVGEAREGLKDDVPTGMTRDIYMEYKLEEALVESDGYDLIVMGRPEGPGCYCHANTLLSRYIDRLCSNYRVVVMDNEAGMEHISRLMARRADILIIASDPSQRGILAAKRIRDLARELKLEFKKECLIINRVNGELPPAIKDAADAAGLNLAGCVPEDDLISHYDTQGRPTAQLPDDARSVQALNEIFEGTIFDLFEKPL, from the coding sequence GTGACGATGACCATTGCCATGGCCGGCAAGGGCGGCACCGGCAAGACCACCATTGCAGGTCTTCTCATTAAGTTTCTCCTGAAAAGGGGTATCAAGCCGATCCTGGCCGTGGATGCGGATGCGAATGCAAATTTGAATGAGGTCCTTGGCGTGGAAGTAGAGACTACCGTTGGTGAGGCCAGGGAGGGCCTTAAAGACGATGTGCCAACCGGTATGACCAGGGATATCTACATGGAATATAAGCTTGAAGAGGCCCTGGTGGAAAGCGATGGGTATGACCTGATCGTTATGGGTCGTCCCGAAGGCCCGGGTTGTTATTGTCACGCCAACACCCTCCTTTCCCGGTATATAGACAGGCTCTGCAGCAATTACCGCGTTGTGGTTATGGACAATGAGGCGGGCATGGAGCATATCAGTCGCTTAATGGCCCGTCGCGCTGATATCTTGATCATCGCATCTGACCCAAGCCAGCGAGGAATACTGGCAGCCAAGCGGATTCGCGATCTTGCCAGGGAACTTAAGCTGGAATTCAAGAAAGAGTGCCTGATCATAAACCGGGTGAACGGCGAGTTGCCGCCTGCCATCAAGGATGCGGCCGATGCGGCGGGCTTGAATTTGGCAGGCTGCGTGCCCGAAGACGATTTAATCTCCCACTACGATACCCAGGGACGGCCCACCGCGCAACTGCCTGATGATGCCAGGTCGGTTCAGGCGCTAAACGAGATCTTTGAGGGCACTATTTTTGATCTGTTTGAAAAACCTCTTTGA
- a CDS encoding DmsE family decaheme c-type cytochrome, which yields MKEKLAAGVFAGLFILACGSCVHEGTLGKGAVIPTTPGASYVGDESCLDCHEEVVEGFKKTIHGRIADFEVVGLSKGCESCHGLGSIHAQDEDPASIISFKDISKGEASAICLKCHTSGTLMDWQGSEHSINDISCVDCHRAHSGAKRLLAQSEPKLCNDCHQDIRTKTLYPSHHPIREGKMVCTDCHQPHGAFLANLKTEERLNDLCLNCHASKQGPFAFEHEPVVENCAICHDAHGTVANNLLVQNEPFLCLQCHQLHFHAGKTGNTGTVTDIYGRSITAGDQAWKMAYTTKCTQCHSEIHGSDLPSQGVTGQGKALTR from the coding sequence ATGAAAGAGAAGCTTGCGGCAGGGGTTTTTGCAGGGTTATTCATATTAGCCTGTGGAAGCTGTGTTCATGAAGGGACTCTCGGAAAGGGGGCGGTGATTCCCACCACTCCAGGAGCCAGTTACGTAGGAGATGAGAGCTGCCTTGATTGTCATGAAGAGGTAGTTGAAGGATTTAAGAAAACCATTCATGGCCGGATCGCCGACTTTGAAGTAGTTGGTCTGAGTAAAGGGTGCGAATCGTGCCATGGTCTGGGAAGTATTCACGCCCAAGACGAAGACCCGGCAAGCATCATAAGTTTCAAAGACATATCCAAGGGCGAAGCTTCGGCAATCTGTTTGAAGTGCCACACCTCGGGAACTCTCATGGATTGGCAGGGAAGTGAACATTCCATCAATGATATTTCATGTGTCGACTGCCACCGGGCCCACTCGGGTGCCAAAAGGCTTTTGGCCCAGTCTGAGCCCAAGCTCTGTAATGATTGTCATCAGGACATCCGGACAAAGACCCTCTATCCTTCCCACCATCCGATCAGGGAGGGAAAGATGGTATGCACTGACTGTCATCAGCCTCACGGCGCCTTTTTGGCAAACCTCAAAACCGAGGAAAGACTGAATGATCTCTGCCTCAACTGTCACGCCTCCAAGCAGGGGCCTTTTGCCTTTGAACATGAGCCGGTAGTAGAAAATTGTGCCATCTGCCACGATGCCCACGGAACCGTAGCCAATAACCTGCTCGTACAAAATGAGCCCTTCCTGTGCCTGCAGTGTCATCAGTTGCACTTCCATGCAGGGAAAACCGGCAATACCGGTACGGTTACAGATATATATGGCAGATCTATTACGGCTGGAGATCAAGCTTGGAAGATGGCCTATACCACCAAGTGTACTCAGTGCCATTCCGAGATCCACGGTTCCGATCTACCTTCACAAGGTGTGACCGGCCAAGGAAAGGCCTTGACCCGATAA